One region of Triticum aestivum cultivar Chinese Spring chromosome 6B, IWGSC CS RefSeq v2.1, whole genome shotgun sequence genomic DNA includes:
- the LOC123137714 gene encoding uncharacterized protein isoform X2, producing the protein MSSNRRSSKARKSTTNYYRLPFDKHRLFDPDAFLSKDRCANQSQSTQSGSRHTDKLFTTPQLVSALTGIWNLVGHPESSGTTDQRSVSEEILHKEDPVCFTRDREGHTLTSCTESSTGLNSQTCLSTPKSIHEDLRLVKKMLMLRSCSNMIGASATWRHMHLTSKLGNMHYQNIYPMQTKKLGACATSSSMDIKEDDCFGRGDNCCSQTGDMPAEQCTSSSEEDNIMYACENSLHYDKLNAEVSREYSNMSACSSEQVCKEAGIMLEKQISSTCEHIRPEGLTCTSCVVGDAIVNPPNVHQYTYREDISQQDFVDKRSSEFESSLGHRFHGAVGANKHAAAGAIAGTVVSISLHPVDTVKTIIQANSSGQSSFYHILRRTLVERGVLGLYGGLASKIACSAPISAIYTLTYEIVKGSLLPTLPKDYHSIAHCAAGGCSSIATSFIFTPSECIKQQMQVGSQYQNCWKALVGCLQRGGIASLYAGWGAVLCRNIPHSIVKLICGGFAGSTAALFTNPFDVVKTRVQLQALNPVRKYEGVLHALTHIFEQEGLRGLYRGLSPRLLMYVSQGALFFTSYEFLKTIMFPEQELQANNV; encoded by the exons ATGAGCTCAAATCGTAGATCTTCAAAAGCTCGAAAATCAACAACTAATTACTACCGGCTTCCATTTGATAAGCACCGATTATTTGATCCAGATGCATTTCTTTCAAAGGATCGTTGTGCCAATCAATCACAAAGTACTCAATCAGGCAGCAGACATACTGATAAACTTTTCACTACTCCTCAGTTAGTATCCGCATTGACAGGGATCTGGAATCTTGTTGGACACCCAGAATCTTCTGGCACAACAGATCAAAGATCTGTGAGCGAGGAGATTTTGCACAAGGAAGACCCTGTGTGCTTTACTAGGGACCGAGAAGGACACACATTGACATCTTGCACCGAAAGCTCAACTGGCCTCAACTCTCAAACCTGTTTATCAACACCAAAATCAATCCATGAAGATCTTAGATTGGTGAAGAAGATGTTAATGCTCCGATCATGCAGCAACATGATTGGTGCTTCTGCCACATGGAGACATATGCATCTTACCAGTAAACTTGGGAACATGCATTATCAAAATATATACCCCATGCAAACCAAAAAGCTAGGAGCTTGTGCTACTTCCAGCAGTATGGACATCAAGGAGGACGACTGCTTCGGAAGGGGTGATAACTGTTGCAGTCAAACAGGAGACATGCCAGCTGAACAATGCACGAGCTCAAGTGAGGAGGATAATATCATGTATGCCTGTGAAAATTCTCTACATTATGATAAATTAAATGCAGAGGTTTCTAGAGAATATTCCAATATGTCTGCTTGCTCATCAGAGCAGGTTTGCAAAGAGGCAGGGATAATGCTGGAAAAACAGATTTCCAGCACATGCGAACATATTCGGCCTGAAGGGTTGACATGCACATCTTGTGTGGTTGGTGATGCTATTGTTAATCCACCAAATGTACACCAATATACCTACAGGGAAGATATATCTCAGCAGGATTTTGTAGACAAGCGTTCGTCTGAGTTTGAATCATCCTTGGGGCATCGATTTCATGGTGCTGTTGGTGCGAACAAGCATGCTGCTGCAGGAGCAATAGCTGGGACAGTTGTCAGCATCTCTCTGCATCCAGTTGATACGGTGAAAACCATTATTCAAGCTAACAGTTCTGGACAAAGCTCATTCTACCACATACTAAGACGCACCCTTGTTGAGAGAG GTGTCTTAGGACTTTATGGAGGGCTTGCTAGCAAAATTGCTTGTTCTGCACCAATTTCAGCTATTTATACCTTAACTTACGAAATAGTAAAGGGATCACTTCTTCCTACTTTGCCGAAG GACTACCATTCCATTGCTCATTGTGCTGCGGGTGGTTGTTCTAGTATTGCAACATCCTTTATTTTTACACCAAGTGAATGCATAAAACAACAGATGCAAGTCGGTTCGCAGTATCAGAATTGCTG GAAGGCTTTAGTTGGATGTCTTCAAAGGGGTGGCATTGCTTCGTTATATGCTGGATGGGGGGCTGTTCTTTGCAGAAATATTCCACATTCTATAGTAAAG CTCATTTGTGGAGGTTTTGCAGGATCAACTGCTGCTCTGTTTACAAATCCATTCGATGTTGTGAAGACACGAGTACAGTTACAG GCACTCAACCCTGTTAGAAAGTATGAAGGGGTTCTTCATGCCCTTACGCACATTTTTGAGCAAGAAGGGTTGCGAGGTCTTTACAG GGGTTTAAGTCCAAGGCTGCTCATGTATGTATCCCAAGGGGCGCTGTTTTTTACATCCTATGagtttctcaaaacaattatgttTCCTGAACAAGAGCTTCAGGCAAACAACGTTTGA
- the LOC123137714 gene encoding mitochondrial aspartate-glutamate transporter AGC1 isoform X1, whose translation MSSNRRSSKARKSTTNYYRLPFDKHRLFDPDAFLSKDRCANQSQSTQSGSRHTDKLFTTPQLVSALTGIWNLVGHPESSGTTDQRSVSEEILHKEDPVCFTRDREGHTLTSCTESSTGLNSQTCLSTPKSIHEDLRLVKKMLMLRSCSNMIGASATWRHMHLTSKLGNMHYQNIYPMQTKKLGACATSSSMDIKEDDCFGRGDNCCSQTGDMPAEQCTSSSEEDNIMYACENSLHYDKLNAEVSREYSNMSACSSEQVCKEAGIMLEKQISSTCEHIRPEGLTCTSCVVGDAIVNPPNVHQYTYREDISQQDFVDKRSSEFESSLGHRFHGAVGANKHAAAGAIAGTVVSISLHPVDTVKTIIQANSSGQSSFYHILRRTLVERGVLGLYGGLASKIACSAPISAIYTLTYEIVKGSLLPTLPKDYHSIAHCAAGGCSSIATSFIFTPSECIKQQMQVGSQYQNCWKALVGCLQRGGIASLYAGWGAVLCRNIPHSIVKFYAYESLKQFLLNASPANAKLNSGQTLICGGFAGSTAALFTNPFDVVKTRVQLQALNPVRKYEGVLHALTHIFEQEGLRGLYRGLSPRLLMYVSQGALFFTSYEFLKTIMFPEQELQANNV comes from the exons ATGAGCTCAAATCGTAGATCTTCAAAAGCTCGAAAATCAACAACTAATTACTACCGGCTTCCATTTGATAAGCACCGATTATTTGATCCAGATGCATTTCTTTCAAAGGATCGTTGTGCCAATCAATCACAAAGTACTCAATCAGGCAGCAGACATACTGATAAACTTTTCACTACTCCTCAGTTAGTATCCGCATTGACAGGGATCTGGAATCTTGTTGGACACCCAGAATCTTCTGGCACAACAGATCAAAGATCTGTGAGCGAGGAGATTTTGCACAAGGAAGACCCTGTGTGCTTTACTAGGGACCGAGAAGGACACACATTGACATCTTGCACCGAAAGCTCAACTGGCCTCAACTCTCAAACCTGTTTATCAACACCAAAATCAATCCATGAAGATCTTAGATTGGTGAAGAAGATGTTAATGCTCCGATCATGCAGCAACATGATTGGTGCTTCTGCCACATGGAGACATATGCATCTTACCAGTAAACTTGGGAACATGCATTATCAAAATATATACCCCATGCAAACCAAAAAGCTAGGAGCTTGTGCTACTTCCAGCAGTATGGACATCAAGGAGGACGACTGCTTCGGAAGGGGTGATAACTGTTGCAGTCAAACAGGAGACATGCCAGCTGAACAATGCACGAGCTCAAGTGAGGAGGATAATATCATGTATGCCTGTGAAAATTCTCTACATTATGATAAATTAAATGCAGAGGTTTCTAGAGAATATTCCAATATGTCTGCTTGCTCATCAGAGCAGGTTTGCAAAGAGGCAGGGATAATGCTGGAAAAACAGATTTCCAGCACATGCGAACATATTCGGCCTGAAGGGTTGACATGCACATCTTGTGTGGTTGGTGATGCTATTGTTAATCCACCAAATGTACACCAATATACCTACAGGGAAGATATATCTCAGCAGGATTTTGTAGACAAGCGTTCGTCTGAGTTTGAATCATCCTTGGGGCATCGATTTCATGGTGCTGTTGGTGCGAACAAGCATGCTGCTGCAGGAGCAATAGCTGGGACAGTTGTCAGCATCTCTCTGCATCCAGTTGATACGGTGAAAACCATTATTCAAGCTAACAGTTCTGGACAAAGCTCATTCTACCACATACTAAGACGCACCCTTGTTGAGAGAG GTGTCTTAGGACTTTATGGAGGGCTTGCTAGCAAAATTGCTTGTTCTGCACCAATTTCAGCTATTTATACCTTAACTTACGAAATAGTAAAGGGATCACTTCTTCCTACTTTGCCGAAG GACTACCATTCCATTGCTCATTGTGCTGCGGGTGGTTGTTCTAGTATTGCAACATCCTTTATTTTTACACCAAGTGAATGCATAAAACAACAGATGCAAGTCGGTTCGCAGTATCAGAATTGCTG GAAGGCTTTAGTTGGATGTCTTCAAAGGGGTGGCATTGCTTCGTTATATGCTGGATGGGGGGCTGTTCTTTGCAGAAATATTCCACATTCTATAGTAAAG TTTTATGCCTACGAGAGTCTGAAGCAGTTTCTGTTGAATGCATCACCTGCTAATGCTAAACTCAATTCTGGCCAGACG CTCATTTGTGGAGGTTTTGCAGGATCAACTGCTGCTCTGTTTACAAATCCATTCGATGTTGTGAAGACACGAGTACAGTTACAG GCACTCAACCCTGTTAGAAAGTATGAAGGGGTTCTTCATGCCCTTACGCACATTTTTGAGCAAGAAGGGTTGCGAGGTCTTTACAG GGGTTTAAGTCCAAGGCTGCTCATGTATGTATCCCAAGGGGCGCTGTTTTTTACATCCTATGagtttctcaaaacaattatgttTCCTGAACAAGAGCTTCAGGCAAACAACGTTTGA